In a single window of the Phaeobacter sp. G2 genome:
- a CDS encoding RNA ligase family protein: protein MNIYKYPRTRHIEGSRLQVGDMADDKPIKDLKGQHLVVEEKLDGANSAVSFDTDGTLLLQSRGHYLTGGGRERHFALLKTWAAAHAHVLHPVLGHRFIMYGEWMYAKHTVFYDRLPHYFMEFDVLDRDTGQFLSTIARRSLLTGLPIMPVPVVHEGEVTSVDHMNGMVRPSPYKSDAWRDVLGFVAERSASRPDMVDQQTEDSDLAEGLYLKQEDADHVQDRFKFVRADFLQAIQAADGHWHDRPILPNALADGVDIFAPVLGIEGAYDA from the coding sequence ATGAATATCTACAAATACCCGCGTACGCGGCACATTGAAGGTTCGCGCCTTCAAGTGGGCGATATGGCGGATGATAAACCGATTAAAGACCTCAAGGGGCAACACCTTGTCGTCGAGGAAAAGCTCGACGGGGCGAACTCAGCTGTGTCGTTTGACACGGACGGAACACTGTTGTTGCAAAGCCGTGGTCATTATTTGACCGGTGGCGGTCGTGAGCGCCACTTTGCTTTGCTCAAAACTTGGGCTGCGGCACATGCCCATGTCCTGCACCCGGTGCTGGGCCATCGCTTCATCATGTACGGTGAATGGATGTATGCCAAGCACACAGTCTTCTACGACCGTTTGCCCCACTACTTCATGGAGTTCGACGTGTTGGACCGTGATACCGGTCAATTCCTCAGCACCATCGCGCGCCGTTCATTGCTCACGGGGTTGCCGATCATGCCGGTGCCTGTGGTGCATGAAGGTGAGGTTACATCCGTTGATCACATGAACGGCATGGTGCGGCCTTCACCGTACAAGTCTGATGCTTGGAGAGATGTTCTGGGGTTTGTAGCGGAGCGGTCGGCGAGTCGTCCGGATATGGTTGATCAGCAAACCGAAGATAGCGATTTGGCTGAGGGGCTGTACCTGAAACAGGAAGATGCGGATCACGTGCAGGATCGGTTCAAGTTTGTGCGGGCCGACTTTTTGCAAGCCATCCAAGCCGCCGATGGTCATTGGCATGATCGTCCGATCTTGCCGAATGCCTTGGCGGATGGTGTTGATATCTTCGCCCCGGTGCTGGGTATTGAGGGTGCGTACGATGCGTA
- a CDS encoding GFA family protein: MDKKPTTGQCLCGAVKFRISGEFESFFLCHCSRCRKDSGSAHSANLFSSRAKLIWVSGEANIKTFHLPGSRHMKSFCSDCGSALPISQPEFGLIVVPTGSLDSPIDMLPNAHICCFSRANWDNDLTSIERIDGLPG; the protein is encoded by the coding sequence ATGGACAAGAAACCGACAACGGGACAATGCCTTTGTGGCGCTGTGAAATTTCGCATATCAGGCGAGTTCGAGAGCTTTTTCCTGTGCCACTGTTCCCGCTGCCGCAAGGACAGCGGTTCGGCCCATTCGGCAAACCTGTTTTCGTCCAGAGCCAAACTCATCTGGGTTTCAGGCGAGGCAAACATTAAGACGTTTCATCTCCCTGGTTCACGCCACATGAAAAGCTTTTGCTCCGACTGCGGATCCGCACTGCCTATTTCCCAGCCGGAGTTTGGTTTGATTGTGGTGCCGACAGGGTCGCTTGACAGCCCGATCGACATGCTACCCAACGCGCATATCTGCTGTTTCAGTCGCGCGAACTGGGACAACGACCTGACCTCCATCGAAAGGATCGACGGACTTCCCGGCTGA
- a CDS encoding carboxymuconolactone decarboxylase family protein: MERGQRALDAIDGKAGQNVIDALADISPDFATYLFEFPFGDIYSRPGLSLRDREIATIAALAAMGTAQPQLKVHIEAGMNVGLSQEEITEILMQMAVYAGFPAALNGLFAAKEVYAARAAVVTEGEA; the protein is encoded by the coding sequence TTGGAGCGCGGGCAGCGCGCTCTTGATGCCATCGACGGTAAAGCCGGACAAAATGTGATTGACGCGCTGGCCGATATTTCGCCTGATTTCGCCACCTATCTGTTCGAATTTCCTTTCGGAGATATCTATTCCCGCCCAGGGCTTTCACTACGCGACCGGGAGATTGCTACCATAGCGGCGCTGGCCGCTATGGGGACGGCGCAGCCGCAGCTCAAAGTGCATATCGAAGCGGGGATGAACGTGGGGCTTTCGCAGGAAGAGATCACCGAGATTTTGATGCAGATGGCGGTTTATGCTGGCTTTCCCGCAGCGCTGAACGGGCTGTTTGCTGCGAAAGAGGTTTACGCCGCACGCGCCGCAGTGGTTACAGAGGGCGAGGCCTGA
- a CDS encoding MerR family transcriptional regulator encodes MKIGELAKRTGLTAHTLRYYERLGLLPFADRDAGGQRDYDESILVWIGFLKRLKTTGMPIREMMRYSELRAMGSQTSPERCVLLKLHRERVRTHLAELEASLLVLDTKIDTYVDADKRTQNNDKSTQTSRNQIGARAARS; translated from the coding sequence ATGAAAATCGGTGAGCTTGCAAAACGCACAGGACTTACGGCCCATACGCTCCGCTATTACGAACGGCTTGGGCTTTTGCCATTTGCTGATCGCGATGCAGGTGGACAACGTGATTATGACGAATCCATCCTTGTTTGGATTGGATTTCTCAAACGCCTGAAAACCACCGGAATGCCAATACGGGAAATGATGCGTTACTCAGAGCTTCGCGCGATGGGGAGCCAAACCAGCCCTGAGCGGTGCGTGCTTCTAAAACTGCATCGCGAACGGGTGCGCACGCATCTGGCCGAACTGGAAGCCTCTCTTCTCGTCCTCGACACCAAAATCGACACTTATGTCGATGCGGACAAAAGGACGCAAAACAATGACAAATCAACCCAAACCTCAAGAAACCAGATTGGAGCGCGGGCAGCGCGCTCTTGA